In the Silene latifolia isolate original U9 population chromosome 1, ASM4854445v1, whole genome shotgun sequence genome, GTATAATAAAAGGGAGTGGCTAAGTGTTTTTTTATTTGAATTTCCATGTCATTGCTTGCTCATTAATAGTTGTCTAGTAATTGGCATGGTAACATAAAGAATTTGCCAAATCATCAACTTAACGTCCTAATTTGACGTAATGCAAAGTAGAGGTCACGCTAATTAGCTTTTATAGAGTACAAGGTTACCATGTGTATTGAATAAAAAGGCAGGGTTACCCGGTAGGATTTGAAAAAACACGAGGTTACCTTGTAGAAAACCCCAATTGTATATATTGACATATTGTGCAATAATGAAAACATTACTTGTAAATTACACTCCCATATAAGAAATACACCAAGAATGtcaattatttatttacatattcatCTATTGTGTTACCAAATTTAATATGGTAACATATTGGGCAAAAAGGAAAGCATTCATTAACATATTGTGGGAGATGTTGCTTTCCTAATACTAAAACCCATGGCCTATGAGTGTTTCATATACATCTTGTAAATAAGTCcccatttttatgctttcatccCCAATAGTGACTTTGAATAATTTGTACCTAGACAAGCAAGTTGACATGATGACATTAGGGCCAAAAGTAGAAACATTCATCAGATATACGAGAACATGGGACTTTGAATTAATTACGCAGGTTAACAGGGTGACATTATGGCCAAAATTAAAGACATGATTTAGATATACGAGAACATGTGACAATGATCTAACTACGCAACTTGACAGGGCGACATTAGGACCAAAAATACGGACATTCATTAGATATACAATAACATATGAAAGCATACAGATATATTAGATATACGACAACTAATGTGTTCTACTCTAGTTGACAGGGTGACATTAGAATTAAAAATATAAACATTCATTAGATATTCAACAACATGTGAtgacaactaattaacaaggtgaCATTAGCACCAAAAACTATATTTCATAAGATTCAAACATATTTACAACACTTCAAACCTATACAACAATATTCAACTTAAGAATAATCAAATACCATACTCTATAAGATGACAATAAAAACTTCACTCATTAACAACATTAATAGCATAGAAAATCTTATtctaataataatgatattatGCCCTAAGTTCCTACTCCAGTTACACGGTTACATTAAGACGAAAATTAGACACATTGGTTAGATATACAAAATCTGTTTTCAAGTAATGTGACCCACTGCAGTTGACAGGGTAATTATGTAGAAAATGCACACATTAAATAGATAAATAACATGCAGTGTAGACCTTAGGGAAAAAGTACAGATATTAATGTGATATACAACACCATAAGCCTTAACATTAAATAGATATTATATTTGTCTATACATTATAGTTGACAGGGTGACATTAGGTCTAACAGTACAGACATTAACACAAAAACTGTAAACATCAATTATTTTAAAACATCCATTATAATCATACATATATGCTACACTGATAACCTAAAAAATAATAATCAAGTTAATGAATTGACAAGAGGGCATTTGGACCAACAGTACAGACATTAACACGATAAATGTAAACATCCATTATATATGGCGTAAAATCAAACATATATGGTACACTTCAAACCTAAAAACTATTATTCAAGTTCATGATGATAAAATTgaacacaaattaaacattatactccatgAAATGACAACATCACTAACATGTAATAAATATCACAAACACATCAATATAATGAAATAGAAACTTGTTATTTGCTTCTTGTTAAGATGTTCtatagtaatattaataataacaataatttgcTCTACGTTCTCAACAATAAAAACGCCCTAAAAATACATACCTTTACTCGTCGTTTTTTCCGTTGAAGGTTGATAAATTATGCCACCATGATTATTTTCGTCATCCATTGGTGTTTGAACGATTAGGGCACCATCAACTAACATTTATGTGAAAGATTGTTGAAGATCGCCATTTTTTTCGAATTATGTGAATGATAACATGCAATTTTTACGCCATTTCAATTGTAAAATTATAGAAAGTGTAGAGAAAAATGGAAGGAAAATGTGGAAAATAATGGTGAAAATGAAAGTAGGGTTAAGCATGGGAGGAGATGAACTGAGAAGCAATAAATGCAAAGTTGTATTATTGCTAATAATTGGAATTTAATATGTTAAGGGAAGTACAATTTGTCAATTAAATAATGCATGGTGTACAATTAGGCATTAATAGGTGAACAATGGCAGCCGCCTGCTTTTGGTGTGCTGTCAACTGCTTTATTTGTGCAACTGGGTACCACATGCATGTAAACGGTATGTATTTGACCtgtcacaagcttgcgacgggtatctccgtcacaaataagaatttgtgtaaacAAAATGATAAGTAAATGTACGTAAAGTAGTGAGTCAGTGCTGTAGAGTGGCGgatccataattttttttttacggGGTCCTTTTTATTTTAGTTCTTATAACGAAAAAAATTGATGTGAAAATGCTATTTTACAAAAACTAGATTTTCTACAATAAAGTAGTTTAATTTGCTATTCAGTTTTGcaattttatttcattatttgTAGAATTTATGGTGTAACAGGTTTTCAGGACAGATGACGATAACCTCACGCGGGTGTAGTACTTACCTTCCTATTTACGACTCCGTACTATTCTCCCAAATAAAGAGCACAAATtctgtgacggcacatatccgtcactcttgagtgacggataccattttacctcacaaagtacccattttttctctctctgcaatactattcatgtggtcccctttctccactaacccattttgttaccattttatctcacaaaatatccgtcacaaatggtaacccgtcacaagggagaccaataattgaataaagagttAGTTAAAATTATTGAGAAATAATTATAGAGCTTTCACAGGTCACAAAAGCATACAAACAAGAAGTTAATTAACAACCATGATCATAAAAGTAAATAATTATAAACAATAACAAATTGAACTAGATTTCACACTCTTACCTAAGACTATTTTAAGACACTCACAATAGTTTAAATAATGTGAAAAGTGAAAGATAAGTTGCGGGAGGCCTTagcttaaaaccgtcttaaaaaagACTTATTTACTAGCTTTGATCAAGCTTGAGACAAATcccaaatacaaatgcaagtacAACTGATAAATGTCGCTAAAAATcgtcatttttgttttaaaattaaATCTTCGTATAAGAAGAAATCGAAAATAAATATCGAAAAAAAAAACGCTTGCAATTGTTCCATTTACTCTATATGTCTTACAAATATCGACTAATAAGGATATTTCAAATTATCAACAAAAGTACGAACGAATAGAAACACACAACACACTTACACTAGCAAAGATTTGACATAAAAAAAATACTCCGTAGCAATTATTCTGTAGTTATTATTAATATTTGATATTTTAATttgggtttttttgtcaaaaactaccttatatttagaggTAATTGTAAAAAAACTACCTTACATTATTTTTTTCGTTTTCTACtatctttgttttctttattcttggtcaataactacctacgCTAAGAATCTAGACATATTTGGTCAGTTTGTCGACTTAAACCTATCTCCCTTGGCCCTTTTATGTTTTAATCTTGCTTAGGCTCGACTTTGGGAAGTCGTAATGTGCTTACGGTTAACTTTAGTAAATCTtcgtagttattattgaaatttgaaaacataaattttgcttatGTGAAGTTAAATTGTGGGGACGACGattgatcatcattgttgtttgatgttaacaaagtcatgtgagataggtTAATGTCGCTAAATAGGCCAAATCTCaccatatttttcaaagataggtagtttttgaccaaaaaacgagaaaacaaaggtagtctaaagcaagaaaaataacataaggtagtctttttacaaatacccataaatataaggtagtttttaacAAAAAAACCCTTTTAATTTTCATATTTGATTAAAGTAAATCCATCATATCATACGATTATAGAATTATAGGTTCATAGACTCCTGCATGCACATTTACATACATAATCTAAGTATCTCATATAACCATTGAGTTACATGTAAAACAAGGAGCTTCTACTAGTTTTGTGAGTAAGAAATCAGTTTTATGTAAGGGGAAAAAAGAGAGGGATGGAATTCGAAATGGGTGGTCATAAAGAAAGTACTCCCTATGAAAATTTTATCGTTGAGTATAAATAAGAAGTTTTATACTTTTATGTGTATAATGACGTGTGCTGATGTGATAATGAAAAAATGTTGTATAAAACCACAACAATTGTCATTCAATGTCGAGCATTTATTAATTACTACAGAGTAGTATTTTAGTTCACTTATTACCCAAATGGATGAAGTACAATAACTTATCAAGAATAGTTGGTGAATGGATGCCGTAATTTTATACTACTAATTAATCATTAATCATTAATTATATTGTAGATTGGTGTGCTAATGCAAAGAGCCAAAGACCACTTCTAATTCATTCCCATGAAAATGACTAGAAATACGTTACATTTTGAGGGTGACATCTTATCACTTAACTATAATATGAACAAAAGAATAGATAATGATAACAAACCAACAACACATAAGTTTATGAGTCATTGAAAGTTTGAGTTAGGTTCAAAGGGTAATAAGGAATATAGCTGGTACTAAAGGGTAGCATTTGTAATTTCAAAATTTTAGAAAATGGttaaattattgatttttactACCCTAAAATTTTTATATAACATAAGTATAAAATAATATTGGAAAAATTCACTATCCCAAAATTTTATTTCTAggctctgatattgttgttgttcttgttcatCCCTGACTAATAACAACAACTAGATTATGAACAAACGTACCCAAGCTTTTTCTTAAGAAGGAATTTTAGAAACAAGGATATATAAAAATCATACGAGAAGGTATTATTAAACTTTACTCATACCCTACATATTTACATAATATACTCAGGGCGCTTACAAAAGGGATGTATTAGGTACATCTGCGCCCCCTTTGTTCCAAATTACAATTCTGTATAATTTAGAATTATTAATTATGTTGGGCTAGTAGTAATGGGTagtttttcttagtttaaggtcACAGTTCAATACTTCAATACTTCTAACTAacattttttatttgttttgtttaccAGATATGTTATGTCTATTTGCATAATCACATAAGAAAATATTATGTTAGAGTCATATTTAATTTTACATGATCATCAAAAGCTTAAATCCGCCACTTTTGtaattttgttaattttatgcaaCTTTGTCTACCGAATCCTAGAAACGCCTCTGCATAATCCTCGGTATTATAATATTAAGTATGATCTATAATTTTAATATATTCATGCGTGTCGATCATTAATTAAAGTGTATAGTCTATAACCATTACATTCCACGCACCATAGAAAGTTTAGGACGGTATAGATATCTTTAAAAATTAGTTTGACATACAAGGCTACAATACTGTATATCACTTTACAAACCATATAAAATGAGATCAACACacgaatgaaataataataagttCCATCATTTCAACATTCATTTGCTCAAACTCTCACCAATTATTTCTAACTATATTTCAACTTCATTCTAAAACGAACTCACATTCTtaaattcccaaaaaaaaaaaaaaaaaaaaatactatgaAGATTCATCCTCAACACATTATAACAACTCCTCAAGTATGTAACCCTAGTAATAATACTACTAGTCTTTCTCCTCTTATATCACCCAATCTTTCATCTTCTAAGGAGATTTTCACTATATGGATGAAGTCTTTGATCCTTGGAGGCAATGGTTGCACCGTTTTCGACTCGAAAGGCAAAGTTGTTTATAGGGTTGATAATTATTGTTCCAAATGTTGTACCAAAGTGCTCCTCATGGATTCTCATGGAAGTGTCCTCCTCACAATACTAAAAAAGGTAAGCAGTTAAAAGACACTAATAGGGCGCCATGAGCTGCTACTGAGTTTTAGTACCATCCTCCCACATACTGATAGGTAGTCAATTGTAGACCTTACATTATATAAGAATTATATACTACTCGATCTACATGTCTATGTGAGAGGGTGATACCGAAACTCAATATTATCTAATAACATTATTTCATTTGAGGAAATGGGTAGtttagtaatttcatatttaaTTATGTGACTAATGCTTTGATCTTGTTTTGTGTGTTATAGAAATTTAGATTGTTATCAAGTTGGGAAGGGTATAGAGATGAGAAGAAGAAAGGAGCATCATGGTTGTTTCAAGTGCGAAAATGTTGGAAAATTACCAAAAAGCCCTTGGGGTGTAAAGTGGTGGTGAATTTGGACCATGATAAAAAGTCGCCTGCGTTCAAGATTGACAAGGGCAAAAGCGAATTAACATCTTGTAGGATAGTCGACAGATTAGGAGGACCAATTGCTGAGGTATATACTTTCATATGATAATAATCTGAACTTGGTAATATACAATGTCGTAAAATATACATGGAAAATGAATTTGTACCATCTTTTGATACTGACCTACAAGTACATTTTATAGTACTCCGTATTATATGGGGTACTAATTAATCAGTAAGATGTAATGATGTTTAAGTATCGCCAAGTAATGCTATATTAATTTCCAATTCTATATTTCGAAATTTTATGTTGCATACTAAATAGTTGTCATACACAAAATGATTTCCTATGCATAATGATATTAACTCTCACGACTTTACCATCTTAACTAACTGATATCTGTTCATTTTGATTATTATAATGCAGATTAAGAGGAAACATTCGGAAGGGGGTGTAAAGTTGGGAGACGACGTATTAACATTAGTAGTTGAAGCAAATGTTGATCACTCTTTAATAATGGGAATTATGGTCGCTTTCGGCCTTATGCACagtagaatatgaagcttgttTTTTGTACATGCAAGTTTACGAGCCCATTAAGTTGGGATCGGATTTTGATCTGATTGTATGTAGataatttttttcctttttcttttttgtcCGATCCTCGTCGTTTAATGTTGTAACGCGAGAGAGAATGTAAAAAATGCGGTCATTTATATTGAAGATAATCCTCCACCAAAAGATTCTACATGATCTCATATATTTGGCAACATCTTAACAACATCAATTACTCCCAACAATCATGCTAATCAATTCCTACAATCATGGATTTTTTATATtctaacaattatgtaaattattgaTAGCAATTGTGTATAAGTATATTCGCTCTGTAATTCAATATAAACGAGTTaaaatcctctccatttcctaaaaagaaatggagagtccATTTCCTATCAACGGACGATATTGAATTCTATGAAAATCGAACGGTTCACGATTTATGTATAAAAATAAAGGGTTAATAGAGTATGGAgaggataatattattaaatgggtttgtgagaagaaatggagagaaagaaaaTGGAGATGATCCTAATTAAATATAAA is a window encoding:
- the LOC141613323 gene encoding protein LURP-one-related 11-like produces the protein MKIHPQHIITTPQVCNPSNNTTSLSPLISPNLSSSKEIFTIWMKSLILGGNGCTVFDSKGKVVYRVDNYCSKCCTKVLLMDSHGSVLLTILKKKFRLLSSWEGYRDEKKKGASWLFQVRKCWKITKKPLGCKVVVNLDHDKKSPAFKIDKGKSELTSCRIVDRLGGPIAEIKRKHSEGGVKLGDDVLTLVVEANVDHSLIMGIMVAFGLMHSRI